In the Oscillatoria salina IIICB1 genome, TCGGCAGTCGCCGTCAGTAATTCTGCTTCATTTTCTAAGTTTTGGCTACCATCGGGATGAGGAATATTACAATTAGCAAATATTTCCCGGCTACCGCATTTAGAACCCCAATATTTCAGTTCTGGAGAAGATGCTAGCAAAGGAATTCTTAATTTTAATGATAGCTCTTGCTCGAACCAGGTAGAATTGAAACAAACCATGTAAGATTTACCCGGTCGAATTGCTTTGCGAATGCGTTCTACTAGTCGAGGACGTTCTAAAATTTTTTGGGAGAGAGGTTTAAGAGAAGCATCGTAGGTGGAAAGCAGTAACAGACGCGATCGCGCGTGAGAAAATGGTATTCCTGGTAAAAGCTGCAAATAATAATCGATAATTATTGGGGAAAGCGGAACTCCTGTAACATAGATCAAACGCGTGTGAGGATTACGCAAGCGAATCAAGGAAAATAACAGTCGTTCTTCGTAGTGAAGAAAACCCTCTATTTTGCCTAATTCGCGCTGGTCTAAACTAAACGAAGGTATGACGACAATATCATAATCATCTTGGTCAAAAAGATCGACACTATGCCAGCGATCGCGTAACTTATTTTGTAAATCCCGAAACTTCGCTGTCTGTTCGGGGGAACTCTGACAATTTAAACTCTGCATTCGCGCTTATCTACCTTTTACGCCCCTAAAAGCAATCTTAGCTGATGATTAGGACTTACGATATCTATCTTCGGAAGTTGCGCGTAATTTGTTACCAAACCTTAAATCCAACTTTTTGTTAGCAATGGTAAATCATTCGTGAAATTTGTCGAGACTAAAATGCAACGTCTCTACATAAAGTAGTTAAATATTTTTACAAATCATCTACTTTTGCTATAACCTTTTACATCTAATTTCCCCTGCGCGACAAGTTGGTTAACTAACCCCCACAAAATCTTTAATTTTCTGTAAATAAGTTGGTGCATCTTCCAACATCGGAAAATGAGCCGTTTCTGCTATTTCAAAATACTCAACTCGATCGCTTAAACTTGCGGCTTCTCTACCCATTGCTGCGGGAATAATTTGGTCATATTCTCCGGCAACTAACAACGTCGGTACGGTAATTTTCGCAAATTCTTGGGGCATTACTTCTACTGCTTTCTTACTCACTGAAGTAAAAATTGTCCCTAAAGCTGCTTCGTAATCTGCTAACAAAAAATCTTCTAAAAAAGCTTTACTAATCTGGCTTGGCAGCGATCGTCGTAAAAATCTTGCCATAAACAATTTATCTGCAAAAGGAACCTTTAAAAACCAGTTATAGCGAAACTTAACGACATAACCACCAAACTTATAAAAAGCAGCAAATGCTTTCTCGTCGTATTCAAAAATACCGCTACAAGTGAGGATTACTTTTTCTACTCGTTCGGGATACCGATTAATAAAAAATGTTGCCACCGATGCGCCCATCGAGTGACCGTTTAGATAAACTTTTTCTAACTCTAATTTATCCAAAAGAAGCGCCAGATCGTCAGCATATTCCTCTAATTCATAGCTTAATTCGCCTTCCACTGACTCAGTAATTAAACTCCGCCCAAACCCCCGCAAATCATATAACAAACAGTCAAAATCCTCAGCAAGCGCGGCTGCGGTACTTTCCCAATATCTGGCAGAACCGCCCCAACCGTGAACAAAGACCATTACAGGCTTGGGTGTGGTACTATCTGGCTGACGTACCCATTCGTAGTAATGCTCGATACCCCGAATATTGATTTTCTGCATATACCACAAAAGTGGCTATTTGTCAAGCAAATAACCACTCCTTATTTACTAAACTACTAAGCTGATTCTGGTTTTGGTAAAGAAGAGGGATGTACCAGTAATTCTGCGGTCGATCGCTTCTCGACCATTTCCTTAGTCACCGTACAGCGACGGACATCTTTGCGAGAAGGTAACTCGTACATCACATCCAGCATCAATTCTTCGACGATACTGCGTAAAGCCCGCGCCCCTGTTTTTCGGCGATAAGCTTCTTGGGCGATCGCGCGCACCGACTCAGGATTAAATTCTAGCTGTACGTTATCCATCTTCAGCAGTTTTTGATACTGCTTCACCAAAGCATTACGCGGCTCGGTTAAAATTTCCATGAGCGCCTCTTCATCGAGAGGATCGACTACCGCCACCACCGGAATCCGACCGACAAATTCCGGAATCATGCCAAACTTAAC is a window encoding:
- a CDS encoding alpha/beta fold hydrolase; its protein translation is MQKINIRGIEHYYEWVRQPDSTTPKPVMVFVHGWGGSARYWESTAAALAEDFDCLLYDLRGFGRSLITESVEGELSYELEEYADDLALLLDKLELEKVYLNGHSMGASVATFFINRYPERVEKVILTCSGIFEYDEKAFAAFYKFGGYVVKFRYNWFLKVPFADKLFMARFLRRSLPSQISKAFLEDFLLADYEAALGTIFTSVSKKAVEVMPQEFAKITVPTLLVAGEYDQIIPAAMGREAASLSDRVEYFEIAETAHFPMLEDAPTYLQKIKDFVGVS